In Chryseobacterium lactis, a single genomic region encodes these proteins:
- a CDS encoding alpha/beta hydrolase family protein, producing the protein MNLIIKKNIHLENPDTRSFLADSFHTDTHEKLPLVIFVHGYKGYKDWGAWNIMAEKFAEAGFFFVKFNYSHNGTTVEDPVNFPDLEAFGNNNYSKELSDLGVVIDYFTEDPHVDAQRIVLIGHSRGGGISIIKTFEDERINGLITLASVDTLDRFPTGEALEKWKENGVYYALNGRTKQEMPHYYQFYENYQQNIHRFDVEMAAEMAKAHMLIIHGTEDEAVEVKQAEHLHILHPNSELFLIENGNHTFGAKEPWIEKDLPEDLNIVVKKCIDFIKIKMI; encoded by the coding sequence ATGAATTTGATTATTAAAAAGAATATACATCTGGAAAACCCGGATACTAGAAGTTTTCTGGCAGACAGCTTTCACACGGATACTCATGAAAAATTACCACTGGTTATCTTTGTTCATGGCTATAAAGGGTATAAAGATTGGGGAGCATGGAATATAATGGCTGAAAAATTTGCAGAAGCGGGCTTTTTCTTCGTGAAATTTAATTACTCCCATAATGGAACAACCGTAGAAGATCCTGTGAATTTTCCGGATCTGGAAGCATTTGGAAATAATAATTATTCTAAAGAGCTTTCTGATCTTGGTGTGGTGATCGATTATTTTACTGAAGATCCTCATGTGGATGCTCAAAGAATTGTTCTGATCGGGCATAGCAGAGGAGGTGGGATTTCTATTATTAAAACATTTGAAGACGAAAGAATCAATGGGTTGATTACGCTGGCAAGCGTTGATACTTTAGATCGTTTTCCAACTGGTGAAGCACTTGAAAAATGGAAAGAGAATGGAGTATATTATGCTTTGAACGGGCGCACCAAACAAGAAATGCCTCATTATTATCAGTTTTATGAAAATTACCAGCAAAATATTCATCGGTTCGATGTGGAGATGGCTGCTGAAATGGCCAAAGCACATATGCTGATTATTCACGGAACAGAAGATGAGGCGGTAGAAGTAAAACAGGCGGAACATCTGCATATTCTTCATCCTAATTCTGAACTTTTTCTTATTGAAAATGGCAATCATACTTTTGGAGCCAAAGAACCGTGGATAGAAAAAGATTTACCTGAAGATTTGAATATTGTGGTAAAAAAGTGTATCGATTTTATCAAAATAAAGATGATCTGA
- a CDS encoding flavin reductase family protein: MKTVIPSEITSVQLQMIMQTAVSPRPIALASTVDKNGTINLSPFSFFNMFSTVPPILIFSPSRRVRDNTTKHTLENVHEVPEVVIGTVNFPIVQQISLASTEYETGVNEFIKSGLTMKDADLVKPKLIEECPVNFECKVLEVKSLGDQGGAGNLVICEVQKIHIREEYLNEAGNLDQKKLDMVARLGGNWYSRSNENSLFEVPKPLVTKGIGFDLLPDAIKYSKTFTGNDLGMLANVEILPSGEYHSDEIVHQNAQKLLLESRIEEAWNILLK, from the coding sequence ATGAAAACAGTAATTCCTTCCGAAATAACTTCCGTACAATTACAAATGATCATGCAGACTGCTGTTTCGCCACGCCCGATCGCTTTGGCTTCTACGGTGGATAAAAACGGAACTATTAATTTATCTCCGTTCAGCTTTTTTAATATGTTTAGTACGGTTCCTCCGATTTTGATATTTTCACCATCAAGGAGAGTCCGTGACAACACGACAAAACACACCCTGGAAAATGTTCACGAAGTTCCTGAAGTGGTTATTGGAACTGTCAATTTTCCTATTGTACAGCAAATTTCGTTAGCGTCTACGGAATACGAAACCGGAGTGAATGAGTTTATCAAATCCGGCCTTACGATGAAAGACGCTGATCTGGTGAAACCGAAACTGATTGAAGAATGCCCGGTTAACTTCGAATGTAAAGTTTTAGAAGTAAAATCCTTGGGAGATCAGGGAGGTGCAGGAAATCTGGTCATTTGTGAGGTTCAGAAAATTCATATCAGAGAAGAATACCTGAATGAAGCGGGAAACCTGGATCAGAAAAAATTGGATATGGTAGCACGTTTAGGAGGCAACTGGTATTCCAGGAGCAATGAAAACAGTCTTTTTGAAGTTCCGAAACCTTTGGTAACGAAAGGAATTGGTTTTGATCTGTTACCGGATGCTATTAAATACAGCAAAACCTTTACAGGTAATGATTTAGGAATGTTGGCAAATGTTGAGATATTACCTTCAGGAGAATATCATTCAGATGAAATCGTCCATCAGAATGCCCAGAAATTACTTCTGGAAAGCAGAATCGAAGAAGCATGGAATATTTTACTTAAATAA
- the fahA gene encoding fumarylacetoacetase, with product MKSFVDYSSNSDFSIHNIPFGVAVFNKEYIGCCTRIGDQVIDLATLYDLGYFEDIEGLDDNVFEAYTINEFIELGKPVTNAIRTKIQALLQEDSTLSKDQKTIEEAFYDLDKVKMMMPVHIPNYTDFYSSIEHATNVGKMFRDPANALLPNWKHLPVGYHGRASSIVVSGTEINRPKGQMKPADADKPVFGPCQQLDFELEMAFIINKNTEMGESISTKDAEDSIFGMVVFNDWSARDIQSWEYVPLGPFLAKNFGSSISPWVVTLEALEPFKTASPTQDPEVLDYLKFEGDKNYDINLEVYIQPENGDQNLISESNYKHMYWNMTQQLAHHTVNGCNVEVGDMYASGTISGSNPKSFGSMLELTWRGQNPLSLSNGEERKFIEDNDTVTMKAWAEKDGVRVGFGEVSGKIIPTL from the coding sequence ATGAAATCATTTGTAGACTATTCCTCAAATTCGGATTTTTCTATACACAATATTCCTTTCGGAGTTGCAGTTTTTAACAAAGAATATATCGGATGCTGTACAAGAATCGGCGATCAGGTTATTGATCTTGCCACCTTGTATGATCTTGGCTATTTTGAAGATATTGAAGGATTAGACGACAATGTTTTTGAAGCGTATACCATCAACGAATTCATTGAACTGGGTAAACCGGTTACCAATGCTATTCGTACAAAAATTCAGGCTTTATTGCAGGAAGATTCAACGTTGTCTAAAGATCAGAAAACGATCGAAGAAGCTTTTTACGATCTGGATAAAGTAAAAATGATGATGCCTGTTCACATCCCGAATTATACGGATTTCTACAGCAGCATCGAACATGCAACCAACGTTGGAAAAATGTTCCGTGATCCCGCTAATGCTTTGTTACCGAACTGGAAGCACTTACCGGTAGGATACCACGGAAGAGCTTCGTCTATCGTTGTTTCTGGAACCGAAATTAACCGTCCGAAAGGTCAGATGAAACCTGCCGATGCAGATAAACCGGTATTCGGACCTTGCCAACAATTGGATTTCGAACTGGAAATGGCTTTCATCATCAACAAAAATACCGAGATGGGCGAAAGCATTTCTACAAAAGATGCTGAAGATTCCATTTTCGGAATGGTCGTTTTCAATGACTGGTCTGCAAGAGATATCCAATCATGGGAATATGTTCCGCTAGGACCATTCCTTGCTAAGAATTTTGGTTCATCTATTTCGCCATGGGTTGTTACCCTTGAAGCACTTGAGCCATTCAAAACTGCTTCTCCTACACAGGATCCTGAAGTTTTAGATTATCTGAAATTTGAAGGAGATAAAAATTACGATATCAACCTTGAAGTATATATCCAGCCTGAAAACGGAGACCAAAACCTGATCTCTGAAAGCAACTACAAGCACATGTACTGGAATATGACCCAGCAACTGGCTCACCATACAGTAAACGGATGTAATGTAGAAGTGGGTGATATGTACGCCAGCGGAACAATTTCAGGAAGCAATCCAAAATCTTTCGGTTCTATGCTTGAATTAACATGGAGAGGACAAAATCCTTTATCACTAAGCAATGGCGAAGAAAGAAAATTCATTGAAGATAACGACACCGTTACGATGAAAGCCTGGGCTGAAAAGGATGGTGTGAGAGTTGGTTTCGGTGAAGTTTCCGGTAAAATTATTCCTACACTTTAA
- the hppD gene encoding 4-hydroxyphenylpyruvate dioxygenase has translation MSTLTFAEKIAQAENFLPINGTDYIEFYVGNAKQAAHYYKTAFGFQSVAYAGPETGVRDRASYVLQQGKIRLVLTTGLNSDSPINEHVKKHGDGVKVLALWVDDAYKAFEETTQRGGKPYLEPVTLTDEHGEVRMSGIYTYGETIHMFVERKNYNGPFMPGYEKWESNYKPEETGLLYVDHCVGNVDWNRMIPTVEWYEKVMGFVNILSFDDKQINTEYSALMSKVMSNGNGYAKFPINEPAEGKKKSQVEEYLDFYEGEGVQHIAVATRDIIHTVTELKKRGVEFLSAPPEAYYDMVPERVGHIDEDLKKLQDLGILIDHDEEGYLLQIFTKPVEDRPTLFFEIIERHGAQSFGAGNFKALFEALEREQERRGNL, from the coding sequence ATGTCAACACTTACATTTGCCGAAAAAATTGCTCAAGCAGAGAATTTTTTACCGATTAACGGTACAGATTATATTGAGTTTTATGTAGGAAATGCAAAACAGGCTGCCCATTACTATAAAACCGCTTTCGGTTTTCAGTCTGTAGCATATGCTGGTCCTGAAACAGGAGTAAGAGACCGTGCATCTTATGTGCTTCAACAGGGAAAAATCAGATTGGTACTAACAACAGGACTTAATTCTGATTCTCCTATCAACGAACACGTAAAAAAACATGGTGACGGAGTAAAAGTTTTGGCACTATGGGTAGATGATGCTTACAAAGCTTTCGAAGAAACGACTCAAAGAGGTGGAAAACCTTATTTGGAGCCTGTAACTCTTACTGACGAGCATGGTGAAGTAAGAATGTCCGGAATCTATACATACGGAGAAACCATTCACATGTTTGTGGAAAGGAAGAATTATAACGGACCTTTCATGCCTGGATATGAGAAATGGGAAAGTAATTACAAACCTGAAGAAACCGGTTTATTGTATGTAGACCACTGCGTAGGTAATGTAGACTGGAACAGAATGATCCCAACAGTAGAATGGTACGAGAAAGTAATGGGATTTGTAAACATCCTTTCTTTTGATGACAAGCAGATCAACACAGAATATTCAGCATTGATGTCTAAAGTAATGTCAAACGGAAACGGATATGCAAAATTTCCTATCAATGAGCCGGCAGAAGGCAAAAAGAAATCTCAGGTAGAAGAATATCTTGATTTCTATGAAGGCGAAGGGGTACAACATATTGCGGTAGCAACAAGAGATATTATCCACACCGTAACCGAATTAAAAAAACGTGGTGTAGAGTTTCTTTCCGCTCCACCAGAGGCTTACTATGATATGGTTCCTGAAAGAGTGGGGCATATCGATGAAGATCTAAAAAAATTACAGGACTTAGGTATACTTATTGATCATGATGAAGAAGGATATCTTTTGCAGATCTTTACCAAGCCTGTAGAAGACCGCCCTACTCTATTCTTCGAAATTATTGAAAGACACGGCGCACAGAGTTTCGGTGCCGGAAACTTCAAAGCTTTATTCGAAGCACTGGAAAGAGAACAGGAAAGAAGAGGTAATCTTTAA
- a CDS encoding acetyl-CoA hydrolase/transferase family protein codes for MHNYISAEEAIYTIKSGNRVFFHGSACTPNYLIDELARQSHRLENVEMVSITQQGNIEIAKPEYKDNFFINSLFVSTPVRDAVNSDRGDFVPVFLSEIPILFRKGILPLDVALITVSPPDRHGFCTLGTSVDIARAAVDTAKIIVAIVNPRMPRTHGDGMIHISRINKLVWHEEELPTVDYGSKVGEEEMLVGKNVAELIEDRSTLQMGIGTIPDAVLKCLTNHKDLGIHTEMLSDGVIDLIQNDVINNKYKGYNDNKTITSFCFGTRKLYDYVDDNTVFAFRDVSEVNFPINIMRNKKMVAINSAIEIDLTGQVCADSIGTLQYSGIGGQMDFMRGAALSDDGKPIIAITARTKKGISRIVPYLKQGAGVVTTRGHIHYVITEYGTAYLYGKNLRQRAQELISIAHPDDREMLERAAFERFKH; via the coding sequence ATGCATAATTACATCAGCGCAGAAGAAGCAATATATACAATAAAAAGCGGTAACCGCGTATTTTTTCATGGAAGCGCCTGTACGCCCAATTATCTGATTGATGAGCTGGCAAGGCAATCTCACCGGCTCGAAAATGTTGAAATGGTTTCCATTACCCAACAGGGAAATATAGAAATTGCAAAGCCGGAATATAAAGATAATTTCTTTATTAATTCACTATTTGTATCAACACCGGTACGGGATGCGGTAAACTCCGACAGAGGTGATTTTGTTCCTGTATTTTTAAGTGAAATTCCGATCTTGTTCAGGAAAGGCATTCTGCCATTGGATGTAGCATTGATAACAGTTTCTCCACCGGACAGACATGGTTTTTGTACATTGGGAACTTCTGTCGACATCGCAAGAGCAGCAGTAGATACAGCGAAAATCATTGTTGCAATTGTTAATCCGAGAATGCCGAGAACCCATGGAGACGGAATGATTCACATCAGCAGAATTAACAAACTGGTCTGGCACGAAGAAGAACTTCCTACGGTGGATTACGGCTCAAAAGTAGGTGAAGAAGAAATGCTTGTGGGAAAAAATGTCGCTGAACTTATTGAAGACAGATCTACCCTTCAGATGGGAATCGGTACTATTCCCGATGCTGTTTTAAAATGTTTAACCAATCACAAAGATCTGGGAATTCATACAGAGATGCTGAGTGACGGCGTTATTGATCTGATTCAGAATGATGTTATCAATAACAAGTATAAAGGGTATAATGATAATAAAACCATCACAAGCTTCTGTTTTGGAACCAGGAAGCTCTATGATTATGTGGATGACAATACTGTTTTTGCCTTCAGGGATGTAAGTGAAGTCAATTTCCCGATCAATATCATGAGAAATAAGAAAATGGTAGCCATTAATTCAGCCATTGAAATAGACCTTACAGGACAAGTCTGTGCAGACTCCATCGGAACACTGCAATATAGTGGCATCGGTGGCCAGATGGACTTTATGCGTGGTGCAGCATTAAGTGATGACGGAAAGCCTATCATTGCCATTACTGCAAGGACTAAAAAAGGGATTTCACGAATTGTTCCCTACCTGAAACAGGGAGCAGGTGTTGTTACAACAAGAGGTCACATCCACTACGTCATTACAGAATACGGGACTGCTTATCTGTATGGAAAAAATCTCCGTCAGCGGGCACAGGAACTGATCAGCATTGCCCATCCTGATGACAGAGAAATGCTGGAAAGAGCAGCCTTCGAAAGGTTTAAACACTGA
- a CDS encoding succinate CoA transferase, whose translation MLERIRLESLRQKVTTAENAVKMIKDGMTIGSSGFTKAGDSKAILPALAERGKTEDLKVTLMTGASLGHGTDGKLAEANVLRKRMPFQVDPILRNKINNGEILFIDQHLSESAELLHTKNLQSIDVAVIEAAYIERDGSIVPTTSVGNSVTFAALAKKVIIEINTEVPEEVYGIHDIYQAEDYPYRNVIPIVAPWNKIGRKSIPVDPNKIEAIVFTNLKDSPADIAEPDEKTTAIAKHLLRFFENEVQLGRLTDRLLPLQAGIGKVANAVLTGFKDSNFYDLTMFSEVLQDSTFDLIDSGKLSFASASSITVSKDCYERVLGNLSKYKEKFVLRPQNISNTPGLIRRLGVIAINTAIEFDIYGNVNSTHIGGTKIMNGIGGSGDFARNAYLSIFVTQAASKGNNISHVLPMVSHTDHTEHDVDILVTDVGLADLRGLAPRERAQKIIDNCVHPDYREELQSYFDRACERGGHTPHLLEEAFSWHLRFSETGSMKQTTAVEAPN comes from the coding sequence ATGTTAGAAAGAATCAGATTAGAAAGTCTACGCCAAAAGGTAACAACAGCTGAAAACGCTGTGAAAATGATTAAAGACGGGATGACCATTGGGTCCAGCGGCTTTACGAAAGCAGGTGACAGCAAAGCAATTTTGCCGGCCCTTGCAGAAAGAGGAAAAACAGAAGACCTTAAGGTCACGTTAATGACCGGAGCTTCACTGGGGCACGGTACCGACGGAAAGTTAGCAGAAGCTAATGTACTCAGGAAAAGGATGCCGTTTCAGGTAGATCCTATTTTAAGAAACAAGATCAATAATGGTGAAATCCTTTTCATCGACCAGCATTTAAGCGAAAGTGCCGAACTTCTTCACACCAAAAATCTTCAGAGTATTGATGTGGCTGTCATTGAAGCTGCTTATATTGAAAGAGACGGAAGCATTGTTCCTACCACTTCTGTTGGGAATTCTGTGACCTTTGCCGCATTAGCGAAAAAAGTAATCATCGAGATCAATACTGAAGTTCCTGAAGAAGTATATGGAATTCACGATATCTATCAGGCCGAAGATTATCCTTACAGGAACGTGATTCCCATTGTTGCTCCATGGAACAAGATCGGGAGAAAAAGTATTCCGGTAGATCCCAATAAAATTGAAGCAATTGTCTTTACCAATCTTAAAGACAGCCCTGCAGATATTGCGGAACCGGATGAAAAGACAACAGCGATTGCTAAACATCTTCTCCGTTTCTTTGAAAATGAAGTACAGTTAGGACGTCTTACCGACAGATTGCTTCCTCTTCAGGCAGGTATCGGGAAAGTAGCCAATGCCGTTCTTACAGGTTTTAAAGACAGTAATTTTTACGACCTTACTATGTTTTCTGAAGTGCTTCAGGACAGTACTTTTGATCTGATTGATTCCGGTAAATTAAGCTTTGCATCCGCATCGTCTATTACCGTTTCCAAGGATTGTTATGAAAGAGTTTTAGGAAACCTTTCCAAATACAAAGAAAAATTTGTTTTAAGACCACAGAATATTTCCAATACGCCGGGACTGATCAGAAGATTAGGAGTTATCGCGATCAATACCGCTATTGAATTTGATATCTATGGAAATGTAAACTCTACTCATATCGGAGGAACAAAAATAATGAACGGAATCGGAGGCTCCGGAGACTTTGCAAGAAATGCTTACTTAAGTATTTTTGTAACTCAGGCAGCTTCTAAAGGAAATAATATTTCACACGTCCTTCCAATGGTTTCTCATACAGACCACACGGAGCATGATGTTGATATTCTGGTAACAGATGTAGGATTAGCTGATTTAAGAGGGTTAGCACCTAGAGAAAGAGCTCAGAAAATCATCGACAACTGTGTTCACCCGGATTATAGAGAAGAACTGCAGTCTTATTTTGACCGGGCATGTGAAAGAGGCGGGCACACACCGCATTTACTGGAAGAAGCATTCAGCTGGCATTTGCGTTTTTCTGAAACAGGAAGTATGAAGCAGACAACAGCAGTCGAGGCTCCGAATTAA
- a CDS encoding homogentisate 1,2-dioxygenase: protein MRYHQAGNIPQKRHTVFKSPEDKFYYEQLFGTEGFHGISSLLYHTHRPTQIKSIGEPKDVTPKIAVEKNIAPRMFKGMNVTPEDDFMDSRKILLMNNDLKMGLAKPRKSMDYFYKNAECDELLYVHQGNGILKTFIGDLEFVTGDYLIIPRGTIYQVELKSDDTVFFVLESHSPIYTPKRYRNEFGQLLEHSPFCERDMIAPTFKEPKDEKGEFLIKVKKENQITDFIYATHPFDVVGWDGYFYPYKFNIKNFEPITGRIHQPPPVHQNFEGHNFVVCSFCARMYDYHPLAIPAPYNHSNIDSDEVLFYTEGDFMSRNHIDLMDFTLHPGGIVHGPHPGAMERSIGKKFTEEYAVMVDPFRPLKITEEALKVEDPSYKTSWLE from the coding sequence ATGAGATATCATCAAGCGGGAAATATCCCACAAAAAAGACATACAGTCTTTAAGTCTCCAGAAGATAAATTTTACTATGAACAGCTTTTCGGAACCGAAGGCTTTCACGGTATCTCTTCTCTGTTGTATCACACTCACCGCCCAACACAGATCAAGTCTATCGGCGAGCCAAAAGACGTCACTCCTAAAATCGCGGTAGAAAAAAATATAGCGCCAAGAATGTTTAAGGGAATGAATGTCACTCCTGAAGATGATTTTATGGACAGCCGCAAGATCCTTCTGATGAACAATGACCTGAAAATGGGATTGGCAAAGCCAAGAAAATCAATGGATTATTTCTATAAAAATGCTGAGTGTGATGAGCTTTTATATGTTCATCAGGGAAACGGAATTTTAAAAACATTCATCGGAGATCTTGAATTTGTAACGGGCGATTATCTTATTATTCCGAGAGGAACGATTTATCAGGTGGAACTGAAATCAGATGACACCGTATTCTTCGTACTGGAAAGCCACTCCCCTATTTATACTCCCAAGAGATACAGAAATGAATTCGGACAGCTTTTAGAGCACTCTCCGTTTTGTGAAAGAGATATGATTGCTCCTACCTTCAAAGAACCTAAAGATGAGAAAGGAGAATTTTTAATTAAAGTAAAAAAAGAAAACCAGATTACAGACTTCATCTATGCCACACATCCGTTTGACGTAGTTGGCTGGGATGGCTATTTTTATCCTTATAAATTCAATATCAAAAATTTCGAACCGATTACCGGAAGAATTCACCAACCGCCACCGGTTCACCAGAATTTTGAAGGACATAACTTTGTCGTTTGTTCGTTCTGTGCAAGAATGTACGATTACCATCCACTGGCTATTCCTGCCCCTTATAATCATTCTAATATTGATTCTGATGAGGTATTGTTTTATACAGAAGGAGACTTCATGAGTCGTAATCATATCGACCTGATGGATTTCACGCTTCACCCGGGAGGGATTGTACATGGACCTCATCCTGGTGCGATGGAAAGAAGTATCGGTAAAAAATTCACTGAAGAATATGCCGTAATGGTAGACCCGTTCCGTCCTTTAAAAATTACTGAAGAAGCTTTAAAAGTGGAAGATCCATCATACAAAACTTCATGGCTGGAATAA
- a CDS encoding TonB-dependent receptor plug domain-containing protein, translating into MKRILFSITFLSSYCYAQETDSLHLNQNKSLDSARVIKKEIKTSTIEDVVVTGTIKPMSRSKSPVAVEIYSQKFFQKNPTPSIFEAIAMVNGVKPQLNCSVCNTGDIHINGLEGPYTMILIDGMPIVSSLSTVYGLSGIPNSLVDRIEVVKGPASSIYGSEAMGGVINIITKNALTAPKLSVDLMTSTWAENNLDLSTKFNVGKNAASLLSLNYFSFQEKIDQNKDNFTDTTLQSRISVFNKWNFKRNENRQASFAMRYLYEDRFGGEMQWNKSFRGSNEVYGESIYTNRAEVFGLYEWPMKEHIVTQLSYNYHDQNSFYGAKPFNATQKVAFVQTYWDRSFGKHDITAGLTFKRTFYDDNTPGTLASDGVTNAPMRSPIWGAFIQDQWEINDKNTLLLGYRYDYDKVHHSVHSPRLAWKFSPNPYHTLRFNFGTGFRVVNLFTEDHAALTGSREVVVKSDLQPEKSVNGNLNYIWKIPVGNRMLNLDASAFYTYFSNKIVGDFDSDPNKIIYDNLHGYGISRGASLNVDFTFQFPLSVNLGVTYLDVYQKFDNENQKTQQLHAPKWSGTYNLTYKFPNNLTIDFTGQFYGPMRLPVLPNDYRPEYSPFYSLANIQVSKSFKSGFEVYCGIKNLFNFTPKDPLMRPFDPLDKHVDDPVNNPNHYTFDTAYGYSPMQRIRGFLGVKYTLK; encoded by the coding sequence ATGAAGCGAATATTATTTTCTATTACTTTTTTATCCTCATATTGCTATGCTCAGGAGACAGATAGTTTACATTTAAATCAAAATAAAAGCCTGGATTCTGCAAGGGTTATCAAAAAAGAAATCAAAACGAGTACGATAGAGGATGTGGTGGTTACCGGTACAATAAAACCGATGAGTAGATCAAAAAGCCCCGTGGCGGTAGAAATTTATAGCCAGAAATTCTTTCAGAAAAATCCGACCCCGAGTATTTTTGAAGCGATTGCTATGGTTAATGGAGTAAAGCCCCAGCTGAATTGCTCGGTTTGTAACACGGGAGATATTCACATTAACGGTCTGGAAGGTCCTTACACTATGATTCTGATAGACGGAATGCCCATCGTAAGCTCTCTTTCCACGGTATATGGGTTGAGTGGAATTCCTAATAGTCTGGTAGACAGGATTGAAGTGGTAAAGGGACCGGCTTCTTCTATCTACGGTTCTGAAGCTATGGGTGGAGTGATTAATATTATTACCAAAAATGCACTGACAGCTCCTAAGCTAAGTGTTGATCTGATGACCAGTACATGGGCTGAGAATAATCTGGATCTTTCTACCAAGTTCAATGTAGGAAAGAATGCTGCGTCTTTATTAAGTTTAAATTACTTCAGCTTTCAGGAAAAAATAGATCAGAATAAAGATAATTTTACAGATACCACTTTACAAAGCAGAATTTCCGTTTTTAATAAGTGGAATTTTAAACGAAATGAAAACCGCCAGGCGAGTTTTGCCATGAGATATTTGTATGAAGACCGTTTTGGAGGGGAAATGCAATGGAATAAGTCTTTCCGTGGAAGTAATGAGGTGTACGGTGAAAGTATTTATACCAACAGAGCCGAAGTGTTCGGGTTGTATGAATGGCCGATGAAAGAACATATTGTGACTCAGCTCTCTTATAATTACCACGACCAGAATTCTTTTTATGGAGCGAAGCCTTTTAATGCAACTCAAAAAGTAGCTTTTGTACAAACCTATTGGGACAGAAGTTTTGGAAAGCATGATATCACCGCGGGACTTACTTTTAAAAGAACTTTTTACGATGACAATACACCGGGAACTCTGGCGTCGGACGGAGTGACTAATGCGCCGATGAGGTCCCCGATCTGGGGAGCGTTTATTCAGGATCAATGGGAAATCAATGATAAGAATACTTTGTTGCTGGGATACCGCTATGATTATGATAAAGTACATCATTCCGTGCATTCACCAAGGTTGGCGTGGAAATTTTCACCGAATCCTTACCATACTTTGAGGTTCAATTTTGGAACAGGATTCAGGGTGGTGAATCTTTTCACAGAAGATCACGCAGCACTGACAGGATCACGGGAAGTTGTGGTGAAATCTGATCTTCAGCCGGAAAAATCAGTCAATGGTAATTTAAACTATATCTGGAAAATTCCTGTAGGAAACCGTATGCTGAATTTGGACGCTTCTGCATTTTACACCTATTTCAGTAATAAAATTGTTGGTGATTTTGATTCTGATCCCAATAAAATTATTTATGACAATCTCCACGGATATGGAATTTCCAGAGGAGCTTCTCTGAACGTGGATTTCACTTTCCAATTTCCTTTGAGTGTGAATCTGGGAGTAACTTATCTGGATGTCTACCAGAAATTTGATAATGAAAATCAGAAAACACAACAATTGCATGCTCCAAAGTGGAGTGGAACTTACAATCTGACGTATAAATTTCCAAACAATCTGACGATAGATTTTACCGGTCAGTTTTATGGTCCTATGAGACTTCCTGTTTTGCCAAATGATTACCGTCCGGAATATTCACCTTTCTATTCTTTGGCTAATATTCAGGTTTCAAAGAGTTTCAAATCCGGATTTGAAGTGTATTGCGGTATTAAAAACTTATTCAATTTTACTCCAAAAGATCCTCTGATGAGGCCTTTTGATCCGTTAGACAAGCATGTTGATGATCCTGTCAATAATCCTAACCATTATACTTTTGATACAGCATATGGATATTCACCTATGCAGCGTATCAGAGGTTTTCTTGGAGTGAAATATACTTTGAAATGA
- a CDS encoding redoxin domain-containing protein: MKTFILFLMLVPCFYLSQMKTGTFSKIEALQKEVRKPVVIHLYTGWCAICKIEYFQLNKDKQLVQMMNDDFYFINFEAEKTKEKIYFQGQEFEYLSNGNSGIHELALALSKNKNQPVYPLWVFLDKSQNLVYYQEGRLTPEKMKQKLLEISAL; the protein is encoded by the coding sequence ATGAAAACTTTTATTTTATTTTTAATGTTAGTGCCTTGTTTTTATCTGTCTCAGATGAAGACAGGCACTTTTTCTAAAATAGAGGCATTGCAAAAGGAAGTTCGGAAGCCTGTGGTTATTCACCTTTATACAGGTTGGTGTGCTATCTGTAAAATTGAATATTTTCAATTGAATAAAGATAAACAACTGGTTCAAATGATGAATGACGACTTTTACTTCATCAATTTTGAAGCTGAAAAGACAAAAGAAAAAATCTATTTTCAGGGTCAGGAGTTTGAATATTTATCCAATGGTAATTCCGGAATTCATGAATTAGCTCTGGCATTGTCAAAAAATAAAAACCAACCAGTTTATCCGTTGTGGGTATTTCTGGATAAGAGCCAAAATTTAGTGTATTATCAGGAAGGGAGATTAACTCCCGAAAAAATGAAGCAGAAGCTGTTGGAGATTTCGGCTTTGTGA